The nucleotide sequence TCTGGAACTCGGTCAGATCGACGTTCAGGGCACCATCGAAACGCAGGGAAGCGGTGATGGAGGACACGATCTGGCCAATCAGACGGTTGAGGTTGGTGTAGGTGGGACGCTCGATGTCCAGGTTACGGCGGCAGATGTCGTAGATAGCCTCGTTGTCGACCATGAAGGCGCAGTCGGAGTGCTCCAGGGTGGTGTGGGTGGTCAGGATGGAGTTGTAGGGCTCAACCACGGCGGTGGAGATCTGAAACATCACAAGGGTACATTTTACAGTCATGTCTATACGTTTGATGGGAATGGTAGGTCGTGAATGATTCCGACAAAAAGGAAAGTTTGCGTCGGATTGGAGAGAGCGTCTGACGGATCCACCTGGTTTAATCTTCATCAGCAGTTACAAGATAATTCAGTGTTTTCAATTGAAGAATTTCTGCTATCACACGAATAAGTTGAAACATTACTTTAATGCGTATGACCCTAATATTTCTGTTCTATCCATGCTGTTCCTTAAGAAAAACTGAACAACAGCGCCCGCACTGATCCATGTACTCTACAACCCCCATACTGCCTTTCCACGCCATACTTCTTCACTCTACGCCCACTCTCCTATCCCTATTCATTTCAAGAGGCCACTACTGAGGAACATAACTTTAACTCTACGCCCAGCGTTTATTGTTCATGTTCTTTACCTGGGGGGCGGGGTAGATGGCGAACTCCAGCTTAGACTTCTTGCCGTAGTCGACGGACAGACGCTCCATCAACAGGGAGGTGAAGCCAGAGCCGGTGCCTCCACCGAAGGAGTGGAAGATGAGGAAGCCCTGCAGACCGGTGCACTGGTCAGCCAGCTTGCGGATTCTGTCGAGAACCAGGTCAACGATCTCCTTGCCGATGGTGTAGTGGCCACGGGCGTAGTTGTTGGCAGCATCCTCCTTGCCGGTGATCAGCTGCTCGGGGTGGAACAGCTGACGGTAGGTGCCGGTGCGGACCTCATCTGTTGGGAGACACAAGTGGTTTAGTTTGTGTTGTTTTCATGCAAGAAGAAGCGCACTTCTGTTCTCTTGCGGCCGGTAGTGTCTAAGTCAGTGAACACTTAGTCTCGTGTCTCCTGGAAGAGGAGATTATGCCACTCAGGCTTAAATAAACAATTGGGATGGTACAACTTTTTTCTGAGCATCAGTGTTTTATTCTAAAGAACAGGAAAACGTCAGAATGACTTGGAATAGATGTTTCTCTGTTTGCGTCTTTCTATTGTCTCTCATCAAAAACATCGTCTTCCCTTCTGGTTTTCGTCCACAATACTGACCCTACCACTCCTAGCATGCACATTTGTTTTCTTGCCGAGTAAAGACCTCTTTGGGGTTTCGTTTTTTTAGCATTGTTTGTGTCACCAGCAGTCaatttggtttttattttttagcttACTGTAAAAGaattcaaatcaaattaaaagaAATCCGGCAAAACATCCTGAAGAAGTCAGCGACTGTCTGACGAAAATTTGACGAGGAATTTACCAAAACTGGtggctgttttttgttttgtttttttaagaactCAACTCACCGACAACGGTGGGCTCCAGATCGACGAAGACGGCACGGGGGACGTGCTTGCCAGCGCCGGTCTCGCTGAAGAAGGTGTTGAAGGAGTCATCACCACCGCCGATGGTCTTGTCGGAGGGCATCTGGCCGTCAGGCTGGATGCCGTGCTCCAGGCAGTACAGCTCCCAGCAGGCATTGCCGATCTGGACTCCGGCCTGGCCGACGTGGATGGAGATACACTCGCGCTGGACAACAGAGAGAAGAAAATCATCAGATCAGTTATTCGATTCTGGTGGTGGGattgctgtcagtgtcacaatGTGGAGAAATATGATGACCAATTTACAAATAAATGCGTGACAAATATAGATAAATCAATAAACAACAAAACTTATAAACAATTAAATTACAATATATCATTTATCGCCAATTTAGACCTCGACAAATAAATTACTGAGATGACTCAGAGAAATAAAGGATAAAAGTTGGAACAAATCTGCTCTGATAGAATTGCACTCATTCAAACAACCTCCAAAACATCATTCTAATATTTGTCCCAGGTCCTCACTTCATGTGCCCTTGGAATTTCGAGTAGTGACCGCCGTTTACGTCAACAATCGTGTTGTTCAAATTCACTGCATTCAGCCTTTCGCATGGCAAGTGGGTCTGACTTTCCGatcacagaccccccccccccccccccccccagtcagcCGATTACAACAGTCGTAATGCTGTCATTACCGTGTACACATAATGATAATGTAGCAAAGGCTGGTAGCCACGATAAAAGAGCACATCCTTGCTTGTACCATTTCTAGTTAATGACAAAATATTCTTATCCCTCTCTGTTCGTTTCCCTTTTCCTCCTGTCTTACCCTTTAAACTTTTATCAATTGTTTTATATTCATTGAAGGCATGATTGTTTTGCTTTGGGCAAAGGCTAAGTACACTCCGAGTGTATACAGGACTTTTAAGTCTGTACATGCTCCCGGCGACAATAAAAGTTGTCGTTGCAAGTCGTAGTTGCTCATTAGCCAAtcacaaacataaaaaaaaaaaaaaaggtttgacACCTACTTTCAATTTGCAGAGTAtattattaaattacatattcctactccgaatcacatgtagcattgacacaatcggagatgctaggttctgtacaggctaaccgtctaagggaagcaaccccaaccacaaaagtgtaaacgtagccatggtaatgcccatacacccggggagttacctcccctcgtgcatgccatgtcactactgctactgaacacgtggttcctatcattcgaccttacagctttcgagggagcaggttgttgtatttttgggctcccctgtggctgcgctgttggtgttgttttgacacccaccggccacgttaccgtctatcttgcctcctgcttcgtagttggtgagctctttccattttggtcattattttgacaggaaatttgttgtagttgctgattttcgtccgtgtttggacctgtgatatttcagtgactactgttggccgccatttttgttgtcagcatgagttGACAGTTTTTGTGGCTAGGCCGATGTATTTTGGAGGTAAACGTTTTTTTTTACCTTCTTACTTGCTTGCTGCTTTGTTTAGTTGGTAAGCTTGTTCCTTCTTGTCTTTAGTTTGACAGGATTTTATCTATAGTTGCTGAATTTTTTGTCCGTTTGGACTCCTAAATGCGTTTCAGTAACTTATCTTGTGGCCGCCACTTTCGGTTGCTCAGCTTTCCTGACAGCTTATTTCGGTGGCTAGGCCTATGTTATGGTGAGGTTCTCCTTACTTTACCTGCGtttttgccttctgctttgttagttggtaagccatttcatatttcgtcattactttgacaggaatttttgttattgcttaattttcgtccgttttggacttctaaattttgtccagtaacttatcgcttggccgccattttgtgtatCAGCGTCGCTGACAGTTTCTTGGCTAGGCTTTAGCAGGTATCTACCAGTCCGTAGGACTTGTCGTGGTTTCGAATTTaacatgtttgttatgttttgttcgttactctttctgcctcgaacaaacactttgtggggcagtcatatactgttgtacgtcctgtttcttctcctcgcctTCTCTGCCGTTAGCAGATCAGGTGTTTGAGTTATCTTTGTGAAGAAATGTTCGCGTTCCAAGCCTGCGTCTTCCGTTGGTCCCGCTGTCTGTGGGCGACGTCACCTTGTTGGCTTCTTTGACGCTTCCGGCCGAGACGTTGTCTAGGGcggatgttttgcttcttcgtcttctaccgctgtggttggcgattcaagtaagtcgagctggtccacaggccctcgtgaggccgtcggacagtccctgctgggacacagctcttttcggcgggttcacgacccgcaaacccctgttcagtcgcaccctggcttcactgaagaccattgtgtggctgagcaatggcggcagttggttccggctacttctccgacgtacgcacccgctggggtcgtttccggatttgtctagccgtttccgactgctgcgcttccggcactcgccggaagcataggtcccccgatgtacgcacccgctgtggtcgtttccggggttgaccaggtcccccgatgtgcgcacccgctgtggtcgtttccggggttgaccggacgttgccccccgggcattcgtcctctgttcagtcgcaccctggcttcactgaagaccattgtgtggctgagcaatggcggcagttggttccggctacttctccgacgtacgcacccgctggggtcgtttccggagttgtctagccgtttccgactgctgcgcttccggcactcgccggaagcataggtcccccgatgtacgcacccgctgtggtcgtttccggggttgaccaggtcccccgatgtgcgcacccgctgtggtcgtttccggggttgaccggacgttgccccccgggcattcgtcctctgttcagtcgcaccctggttTCCTTGAggaccattgtgtggcggagcagtggcggtagccgtttccggcgctgcgcttccggcactcgctggaagcataggtcctctgacgtacgcacccgctgtggtcgtttccggagttgaccggacgttgccccccgggcattcgtcctctgttcagtcacaccctggcttccttgaagaccattgtgtggcggagcaatggcggtagccgtttatggcgctgcgcttccggcactcgctggaagcataggtcctctgacgtacgcacccgctgtggtcgtttccggggttgaccggacgttgcctttagggcattcgggcttctggcctccgtcctcgcattcggcgcttccgcttttcgcggtctCGTCTTGTGCTTCCCGGCTCCGCCCGGATTTACTGCTCCTTTCGCTTCCACTTCCTCCCGGATGTAGGTAGCTGAGGAGCAACGCCAGCCCTTCGGGCAGGTGTTGTCTCAGCCCTGGCCGATGTAGTCAGCGTTTCAACCTTCGGTTGTCGCGTCGACTGCCGTTCCGGTTCCTGCGGCTGCAGACTTGCCGTCTTCTCTCTCTTAGCCTGTTCGAGGCATGAGTTAGGACGACGTCGGGGgggacggatttccggttttccggttatgcCGTTTCACCGGCCTTCCACCAGTACGTGGACTTCGGTTTTTTCGCCGGTTGTGTCGGACATTCAGTCTGTCGTCAGCGATTCCACATGTGCTGGTTATTGGGAAAAAGGCTTAACGCTGTCCTCTAAGCTGCGGCAGAGGTCACGTCGAAGGTTTTCCCGGACGGGGTTTCGGCCTCCTACACTTCCtgtctggaagcataggtcctccatcacaagcgcacgtagtggcttgtctggggttgatcgaggactggcctacgggcgttcgggttccggccccagtcctctTCTGTCCTGTCTCACTCTTGTTCCGTCGTGGGCATTTGTGTTTCACAAGTGCAGAAGCCGTTGTCGGCGTGGTGTTTCCGGTTTTACTGGAAGCATAAGTCCTCCATTTCAAGTACACGTTGCTGTTTTGACTGGAGTTGacagaggactggcctacgggcgcttgggcttccggcctcagtctactctatgcaactttcgcttccgttttttgcggttttgtctgctgcatttccggctctgttcggatacacttctcctcttcctgacaCTCCTCCGGAGGTCGGTgggtgaggaacagcggctggcctacgggcatttagGCTTTCAGCCTCAGCCGGGGCAGTCTTCACTTTACCTGTTGGGTGTTGCGTTTACTGCCTATTCAGTTCAGGTGGCCCTGGACGTTTCCCCTATTCTCGACCGTCAGTAGGGGGATGAGTCAGGTCTTTTTCCGGTTGGatggttttccggtttccggtcttCTCATTCATCAGTTTACCACCAGCAGCTGTGACTTCGGTTTGCGTTCGTAGCTGAGCTATTCTGGTTCTCAGTCTTTAGTCAGCAATCGAacacgttctggatttccgtcgaagctcaagcttcggctcaggatttcccttgggtgcatcgacattggtggcttccttgttggttgactttgttgtcgatgtcggacttccgttccggGAAGATAGGATGCTTTCCTACTTCCGGTTCCTTAGTCACCATTTGTAGGTACCACGGTTTGAGGTTTTGGCTAGGCCATCTCCTCCCGAAGGTGGTATCTCTACTGTTTTGGTTCTGCCGCTGTTTCTACTAtggttcagttccggaacatgctcagccttggctggcttcggctacacgggcttcaccttttgttccttcttgcttATTCAGCCTTTGGAACTTGCCTCCTTTCTCTACTCTGTTGGCCAGCCCTTGCTAGGGTGAGCATGGAGCAGATGAGGCTGCCCTTCCTTCACTACGCTCGTACGGCGGGTGTCGGAGGGACTCGTTTCTTTCGCTTTCTCAGTTCCCTGAACAGTCAAAGAGAGTCGCTTAAACTTTGCCTGCAGTAGAGATTCAGTCGAATAGAGATCACCAGGTCTCTGACTGCTTTACAAGGGTTGAAGGAAGGTAAGGCTAGCATACTCAGAAACATGCTTAGCAAAAGCATGCTCATTCCTCTGGTTAAGCTAAGCTGGCAGCCAATAGGCAGCCTTGGCcgggcaacagccattccacgttgcggcgatggtggttgttgccttcccgtttcttgtggcttgtggggttctctggcttcaggttacccctgtttggccacaaacgtttggactttggtccttgttgtctttcatcgagtcggactctgtctttctctagtgatcagacgcgttctggtgtttcgtccgaACTTAAGGtacgcttgagttggcctcggaagtaacattcaggttttcctgagggggtattgtcttggacaatggatgttgaggagtagttctttgtggctttcctcctctctctcaggttttggctactcttctccttcgggcagaggtttagctaaggttcggttcctgtgacttcagtcttgggcctttcctctcttcttcctcatctTAGTATGAGGCGAGTCAGGATGACGTCtgttgggtcgggtttccttACAGTCACCCGGCTACAAAAAGGCAACTTTGTCTAGGGCGGTTGTCCGTTTTTCTCCGCGTTGGACTCTGtcttcagacagggacagacgcgctctgggttttctggccaaactcaggtaggctcttgatttggctaggaagttaactgcctgttttttccctgagaactctggtttcgggagtcttatggctggctggcttcacggttacgtttaccagtcttggttttctgctttcggtttttgattcactctcgattaccttcaagcagactgttttgggaacattctggcttttagccattttgtttatggttgccagtcacatcggtttttgaccaccgtgggtcctcacttccggtagcttacgcacagtcgtaagtggctgctgtcgggtgctacctctctccctgcgttcgcagggactggtaggggataactggcgaccttctatttgtgattggtcactcttattttgagctgacttctttctcacaagccttttgggctttactacatcccaaggtttgcagactttggcatggttgtcttaaggtcaccgcgggggttcgtccttctcagttgaggggacaaccttacgcacggatcttctcaggacattagcatttccttccaataaaagggggggggggaagcttgtctttcccttggctcgccagggttattatccaaggcttgggtctattcctgtgctgttttttacggctaggagattggaagaagtgctgagcacagctttctggatctctgaggttgtctctttcgcttttcgcctgagatacttctcggctgtcaatcaggactttccttggttccctcactgcctgttggcagtgggccagccctggcaagggcttttgagtgggttagtttttctttcccactgggaccgccctgattctttggcagcggtccaggtttttggcaaggttttttgagtgagttagatttttctttcccaccgccttgttgttgtaatctgctacatgtgattcggagtaggaatatgtaatttaatcgaaaattttattgtaaattttcatttaataaatatacctacccgaatcacatagtatattccctcccgccaaccccgcttttgatttggagaatttattctttaggtcgaatgataggaaccacgtgttcagtagcagtagtgacatggcatgcacgaggggaggtaactccccgggtgtatgggcattaccatggctacgtttacacttttgtggttggggttgcttcccttagacggttagcctgtacagaacctagcatctccgattgtgtcaatgctacatgtgattcgggtaggtatatttattaaatgaaaatttacaataaaattttcgattttggTACTGCCGAGTTGTTATGTGTTGTCAAGCCGGAGACACACCAAAAAAGCGGTCGAAAGTAAATTGCACAGTTTCCCCATTCAGAAAAGTACAACCCCACCTGCACAGCTACTCTAAAGACGCTCAATCGTTGGCTTGGAATACGTGACGAAATTAAAAGCAGACTGctgttacatttttttgttattaAGGGAGGGTCAAGTTACCGGTTGCTAGGTGACCGGGAAAAAAAATCGCACGCATGGGCTATCTTGAATTTAGGGTAGTTGTCTGCCGCCACGCCGTTTCTACGGCTGGATTCCACAAAGGAGAAATGGGTCACATCGCCGGGTTTGAATCCGGTGTGACATGCCGCGCGCTGTCAAGTTGTCAAGTTGTGTTGCCGTAGTACCTGTCGCGCAGGTAGCTTCGCGGACTGGCTTAGTCGGACGACATCTTGTTTTTGCGCCAAATGGTAAAATGTGGACCTATACATATCAGTGTGCCCGTTCAGACTTACTGAATATTTCAAATTTTTTTCCTTTACAGTTCTCTCTCttctgttttgtcattttattTGAGAGACATGGTTTCGATCAATAGCGAGGTCATGTTGTTCTACACAGTCACAGCATAACTTCTGCGACCGAGGAAAATTGAAAATTGTGTCCCGATGTCGTGTTTTATATTGGTATCCCACCAAAATACgtggagagaaaaaagacaCATCACTGATAGAAATTCTACAACAGAAAGCATGCAACGTATTGACATAAAATATCGATCATTGAGCAAGGTTGTGCTTAGTATGCAGGCAACCATTACCCGCTGGTGTCGGGCACACACCGACTGACCGGCTGGCTATATAAAAGCCTAGTCTTACGCCATGTAATTTAGCAAAGCTACAATGATCAAACAAGAAACGATCGTCAAAAAATGGCTTACCATGTTGATAGGTTAGGACGGGAAAGAAGTTGAACTGATCTGACACAAAGCCTCACGCAAGAACTTAAGGTGTTCGTGTGAGTGGTCTGTCGTCTTGTTTGTTTCTAACAAGGGGCGCTACTCCTTATATACTGCTCGCCAGCCGTAGCTATAGGCTGTTGCTAGAGACGCCGGCCTTTACGTTAATAAACTGCCGCCGCGGCGAGTAAAGCTTGTCAGGGCTTGTTGTAAGCCTAAAGAAGGTTTGAATATATCGCATGACTAAGACGTTGCGTTACCTTGGATTGGCAGACTGGAAGAATTGCAGGCTTGATTAGACTGGATTAGTCTTTCAagctggggggtgggggggggggggacttttcTCAACCACGACTAGCTGTTGGTAGGGGTGGAGAACGGGGGGTAGGTGTgggggtgagagggaggggatTATAGCTACGTGTACCTACGTATACTCGGGTTGTGGGGCACAGTATACTGAGACTTTGGTTAACTCGGTTTGGTCTCCAGGCTAAAaagtgtgtacacacacacacacacatacacacacatgaacaacaAAGAAGTGTATACAGGTCGTCGCCTCAGACACGCCACCCCCGTGTGTACTGATCACTGAGATATAACATTGAAAGCAGCACGTAAGGGTCGGTACAGGCATGAACGACAGGTACAGCTTTTAACGCTCCAACTTGAAGcgaaccgtgtgtgtgtgcgtgtgtgtgtgtatgtgtgcgtgtgtatttgtgtgtgtgtgcgtgtgtgttgtcgttgtcgttgtcgttgtacATCGCCGCGAGCTCTCATGAGAAGGGGCAATAAACAAATGAATTTATCTTGAGCAACAGGCCTACcacttttttcatttgtttgtttatcttttGCAACCGCTAGAGGCAGTTCTTCCTTAAACAGTTTTACTTTacgaaaacacacacgaacgccGATAAtaaacggacggacagacagacagacggacagagtaTCTCTTTGTAATTGAACTGTGACGTTCCACTAACCCGGCGGCAAGCAAAAGTAATGGCGGAATGCCCTCGGCTTACGCTCGAGCAAATTCGACCATAAAGAATTTGAACGCTTTCACATTTACTATGAAAATAAAAGAGCAAATCAGAAAGAGTAGTAAGGCACACTTCCGTCAATCgacaagaaagaacaagtcgcgtaaggcgaaaatacaatatttagtcaagtagctgccatttttcagcaagagcgtatactcgtagcatcgtcagtccaccgctcatggcaaaggcagtgaaattgacaagaagagcggggtagtagttgcgctaagaaggatagcacgcttttctgtacctctctttgttttaactttctgagcgtgtttttaatccaaacata is from Littorina saxatilis isolate snail1 linkage group LG5, US_GU_Lsax_2.0, whole genome shotgun sequence and encodes:
- the LOC138966535 gene encoding tubulin alpha-1A chain, producing MRECISIHVGQAGVQIGNACWELYCLEHGIQPDGQMPSDKTIGGGDDSFNTFFSETGAGKHVPRAVFVDLEPTVVDEVRTGTYRQLFHPEQLITGKEDAANNYARGHYTIGKEIVDLVLDRIRKLADQCTGLQGFLIFHSFGGGTGSGFTSLLMERLSVDYGKKSKLEFAIYPAPQISTAVVEPYNSILTTHTTLEHSDCAFMVDNEAIYDICRRNLDIERPTYTNLNRLIGQIVSSITASLRFDGALNVDLTEFQTNLVPYPRIHFPLATYAPVISAEKAYHEQLSVAEITNACFEPANQMVKCDPRHGKYMACCMLYRGDVVPKDVNAAIATIKTKRTIQFVDWCPTGFKVGINYQPPTVVPGGDLAKVQRAVCMLSNTTAIAEAWARLDHKFDLMYAKRAFVHWYVGEGMEEGEFSEAREDLAALEKDYEEVGVDSVEGEGEEEGEEY